A genomic region of Zea mays cultivar B73 chromosome 6, Zm-B73-REFERENCE-NAM-5.0, whole genome shotgun sequence contains the following coding sequences:
- the LOC100274466 gene encoding uncharacterized isoform X1, with protein MQGDPGYGYGSYGYGYGYGYGAGAAGYDYDMAGYGSGGAAYYSATDRYPAATAAAYEDPLVAGQRQHDVPAPLTGLEFQASDTCPKNYVIFDHTYDRSRVMFHPSLANNFASSPAAGGGGGYDYDRQCYGGYDQNYAGKSAYYVCAAAAADDDGGGASIRQKEDTDEIDALMSTEDGEDDDDDDVLSTGRTPGCRAAGSPDSTCSSGYAAAGAGGGEKKKERMKKMVRTLKGIIPGVDRMDTPAVLDEAVRYLKSLKVEVKKLGARGSSS; from the coding sequence ATGCAGGGAGATCCCGGGTACGGCTACGGTAGCTACGGGTACGGGTACGGCTACGGTTACGGAGCCGGCGCCGCCGGCTACGACTACGACATGGCCGGCTACGGCAGCGGCGGAGCCGCCTACTACTCGGCGACCGACCGGTATCCCGCCGCGACGGCAGCTGCCTATGAGGACCCGCTCGTCGCTGGTCAGAGGCAGCACGACGTGCCCGCGCCGCTCACGGGGCTGGAGTTCCAGGCGTCCGACACGTGCCCCAAGAACTACGTCATCTTCGACCATACGTACGACCGGAGCCGGGTCATGTTCCACCCGTCCCTGGCCAACAACTTCGCCTCCTCCcccgccgccggcggcggcggcgggtacGACTACGACCGCCAGTGCTACGGCGGCTACGACCAGAACTACGCCGGCAAGAGCGCCTACTACgtctgcgccgccgccgccgccgacgacgacggcggcggggCCTCGATACGGCAGAAGGAGGACACCGACGAGATCGACGCCCTCATGAGCACGGAGGacggcgaggacgacgacgacgacgacgtccTCAGCACAGGCCGCACGCCCGGGTGCCGTGCCGCCGGCTCCCCCGACTCTACGTGCTCGTCCGGGTACGCTGCCGCCGGCGCCGGTGGcggcgagaagaagaaggaacGGATGAAAAAGATGGTGCGGACGCTCAAGGGGATCATCCCCGGTGTCGACCGGATGGACACGCCGGCCGTCCTTGACGAGGCCGTGAGGTACCTCAAGTCTCTCAAGGTGGAGGTCAAGAAGCTCGGCGCGCGCGGGTCAAGCAGCTAG